The genomic segment CTCGATCGCGTCCGCCCAGAGCCCTCCTATCACCACGATTGGCAGCGTCCCGATCACGATGAGACGCGCGAGCTCAGCAGCCCTGTCTCGGCTGTCCGACGACAGGTCCCGCGACGGCGCTCGGACGGTGAACCACGTCGACACGCGCGCCATGCGCGGCACGGCGCGCACCATTGCGACGACATCGGCGCGGAAATACGCGACCACCGCCGCGAGCGTCCCGAGATGCGTGGCCACGTCGAACGGCAAGCCAAAGAGGTCGCCATCCCACCCAAAGAATGCCCGCGCGAGAATCAGATGCGCCGAGCTCGAGATCGGTAAGAACTCGGTGATGCCCTGGATGACGCCCAGGAACAAGGCATGGAGCAGGTGCACAGCAGTATCAGGACCCTAGTGGGCTGTATCAGTCATTTGTAAAGCGCCTGGCGGGCGGGGCATCCCCCTGGCTGCGTTGCTCGTGGGTCACATACTGCCTGTATGCTCCCTCCTCGCGCCTTGCCAGCCGGGCGCCGCGCTCCGCCAGCCACTTTACAAATGACTGATACAGCCCACTAGCCCCGCCGTCGTCGGCGTACTTTCGGGCGGGCCGAGACCGAAGGGGCCGCCGGAGCGGCCGCCGTGGCCGTCGCAGCCGGGGGCGCTGTTGCGCCCGCCCGCGCTTCCCTGCCGCGCTTGCTCACAACGATCGCAATGGAGGAGGCGATGAAGACGGTCGAGTACGTCCCGACGATGATGCCGACGAGCATCGAATACGCAAAGCCCTTCAGCACCTCCCCGCCGAACAGGAAGAGGGCCATCATCGCCAGCAACGTCGTTCCCGTCGTGATTACCGTGCGGCTCAGCGTCTGGTTGACGCTACGGTTGACGATGGTCGTGAGCGACTCGCGTCGCAGCACTCGGAGGTTCTCGCGCACCCGGTCGAAGATGACGATCGTGTCGTTCACCGAGTAGCCCGCAATCGTGAGAATGGCCGCCACCACGTTGAGCGACAGCTCGTAGCCGATTCGGAACTGTTGAACGAAGGTGAGGAAGGCCAGCACGACAAGGATGTCGTGGACCGTCGCCACCATTGCACCGACGGCGAACGAGGGGCGGAAGCGCAGTGCGATGTAGACCCCGATGCCGAGGATCGAGAGCACCACGGCCCAGATACCGCGTCGCTGGAGATCGCGGCCAATGATGGGCCCCACGAGCTCGCTCCCGGCAACCTCGAAGGTGCCGATCTTCGCTTCCTGCAGCGTCTGCACCACCTGCTTCGACGACTGGTCCAAGCTGGTGCCCTGCTCGGTGCCCTCCATCACGGGCAGGCGAACCATGATCTCGTTGTCGCCCGGCTGGCCGTACTGTTGGACGATCTTGTCTCCCGAGATGCTTTCGAGCGCACGGCGGACGGTTTCCTCCGGGGTCGCCTGGTCGAACTTCAGGACGATGCTCGTGCCACCCGAGAAGTCGATCCCCAGCGCAGGCCCGCCCTGCTTCACCATCAGGCCGACGCCCGTCAACAGGATGAGGGCCGACAGGGCGAGCGCGTGCCAGCGCCAGCGGATGAAGTCGTAGTTGGTGTTGGCGAGGATGCGCATGGTCTTGCAGTCGCTCCGGTCTCTTCAGATGCTGACGGTCGCCTGACGTCGTGACGTCAGGATGATCTCGAAGAGCGTTCGCGACACGAAGAGCGACGTGAACATGTTCGATACCAGTCCCACGGTCAGCGTAGTTGCGAACCCGCGGATCGGCCCAGTGCCGAATTGGAACAAGAATGCGGCCGCGATCAACGACGAGACGTGCGTGTCGAGAATCGTCAGGAACACGCGATCGAAGCTGGCTGCCACGGCGTAGCGCGGCGCCTTTTCCGTCGCGAGCTCTTCCTTGATTCGCTCGAAGATCAGCACGTTGCTGTCGACGCCGATCCCGAGCGTCAAGATGAACCCCGCAATGCCGGGTAGTGTCATGACGGCACCGAGATACGCCATGAAGCCGAGCAGGATCACGAGGTTCAGGACGAGCGCCAGGATGGCATTGACGCCGCTCAGTCTGTAGTAGACGAGCATGAACAGCGCCACCAGGATGAGGCCCGCCAGCGAGGCGGTCACACCGGCACGAATCGAGTCGGCGCCCAGCGTCGGTCCCACGGTCCGCTGCTCGAGATAATCCAGGTCGGCCGGCAAGGCGCCCGAACGCAGCACCAGCGCGAGATCGGCGGCCTCCTGTTGCGTGAAATTGCCGGTGATCCGCCCATCGGCATTGATGCGGGTCTCGATGGTGGCCGCCGATTGCACCTTTCCGTCGAGCACGATGGCCAGAAGCCGGTTGACGTTGGCGCCGGTGAAGTCGCCGAACTTGCGGGCGCCCTCGTTGTTCAACGTGAAGCTGACGGCGGGCAGGTTGTACTCATCGAGCGTGGGCCGCGCGTTGCGCAGCTCGCGACCGGCCACGGCGGGCACTTCGTCGACCAAATAGAACTGCCCCTCCACGCCCTGCGCCACGACCGTGTTCTCCGGCACTTTGCCGCCGTGAGGTTGCAGCAGCGCCTCCTCCGTGGCCGCCGGGCTCCCCTGAACCAGCTTGAACTCCAACTGCGCCGTCGCTTGGATGATGTCCTTCGCGCGCTCGACATCCTCGACGCCGGGGAGCTGCACCATGATTTGGTCGTTCTCGCTCCCTTGCGTCGCCACCGTCGGCTCGGTCACACCGAGCTCGTTCACGCGCCTCTCGATCGTTTGGACCGATTGCTGCACCGTCTCACGACGTCGCTGCTGAACGATGTTCGGCTTCATCTCAAACGCGTAGGTGCCGGCACTCCGGCTCACGCGATCGTAGGAGACGCCGGCTTCGGTGTCGGCGGCCGCGCGAAACTCGCCGTCGCGCGCCGACGGCACGCCCTGGACGCGGAAGCGCGTCACTGTTTCAGCCGTCACCTTGACGGGAATCTTCTGCTTCTCGAGCACCAGGCGAAGCTGCTCGGCCGTCTGCTGCGTCTCGAGCCGCAGCGCATCGTCGGTCTGCACACGCAGCACGAGATGGACACCGCCGCGCAGATCGAGACCAAGTTTCACCTTCTGGCTCGGCGGATAAAACGCCCACACGGCAAGCGCCGTCACCGCCAGGATGATGAGGACCTTCCAGCGAAGCGTCTTCCACATATGTCAGCCAGTCAGCTATCAGCGGTCAGCATTCAGGATGCAGGATTCAGCCCAAGGATCAAGAGGAGCCCGACTCCGGGACGACCGGATCTTGGCCCTGATAGCCGCCGATGCCAGCCCGCGCGATTTCAACCGTGACCTTGTCGGCAATCTGCAGGCGGACCGTCTTGTCACTCAGGCGCGTCACCGCGCCGTAGATGCCGGACGTGGTGACCACCTTGTCACCGATCTTGAGGTTCGACTGAAAGTCGGCAACCTTCTTCTGCCGCCGCCTCATGGGCAACAGGATGAGGAGGTAGAAAATCGCCAGGATGACGGCGAACGGGAGCAACTGCACCCAGGGGCTGACGGCCGCATCGGGGCGAGACGCGAGCGCCACCGTGGTTGAAACGAGCGACGATGTACTCATCATGAGCAGTCAGGACAATGGGTAGGGCGCGTTTCGCCGACTCGTCCGCCGTAGCGCTGAGCGCAAAGGCGAAACGCACCGTTCGGACGCCTCGGCGAGGCCTCCCTCTCTTTGGGGCACCCTACCTTGCCGGCCGGCGGGAAAAACGTTGGTGGAATTCCTGCCTGAAACGACCGAAGGTCCCAAACGCTATAGAGTCCCTAATTCGACGTAGGGTGTCAAGGTAGAAGCGGAGGTTGTGCAGCGTCGCCAGGGTCGGGCCGGTCATTTCGCGGACGAGGAAGAGGTGCCGCAGATACGCGCGTGAAAACGACCGGCACGTGTAGCATCCGCAAGCCGGATCCGGCGGCCGGTCGTCGCGCGCGTGGCGAGCGTTGCGGATGTTGAGCGGTCCCTCCGACGTCAGGAGCTGGCCATTCCTGGCGTTTCGCGTGGGAATCACGCAGTCGAACAGGTCGATGCCTCGCGCAACGCTCTCGAGGATGTCGTCCGGCATACCGGCACCCATCAGGTACCGTGGTCGGTCCTCTGGCAGGAGTGCCGCGGTGTGCCTCACCACGTCGTACATGACCTGAACGGGCTCGCCAACGCTCAGGCCGCCGATTGCGTAGGCGTCGAACCCGATGTTCACGGTCTCGCGTGCGCTGCGCTCTCGCAGGTGCGGATACACGCCGCCTTGGACGATCCCGAACTGCGCCTGCAACGGATTCGTGACGGTCACGCCGCCGGAGGCGCCGCGTACCTCGTCGAAGCGGCCCCGCGCGCGCGCCGCCCACCGCAGCGTCCGCTCGAGCGACACGCGGGCCGCCTCCTCGGATGCCGGGTACGTCAGGCACTCGTCGAGCACCATGGCAATGTCGGAGCCGAGCCGTGCCTGGATATCGACCACCTGCTCCGGTGTCAGGTGGTGGTGGCTGCCATCGACGTGCGACCTGAAGCGTGCGCCCTGCTCGTCAATCGCGACGAGCGGCCCCAGGCTGAACAGCTGGTAGCCGCCGCTGTCGGTCAGGATGGGCCCCGGCCATCCGATGAAGCGGTGCAGCCCGCCTCGCTCGGCAATCAGCTCGTCGCCGGGACGAAGGTACAAATGATAGGTATTGGCGAGGAGAATCTGGGCGCCCGCATCGCGCAGGTCGCGATGGGTGACGCCCTTCACCGTGCCACGTGTGCCGACGGGCATGAACGCCGGCGTCTCCACGAGGCCATGCAACGTCGGCAGGAGACCGCGCCGCGCGGCACCTTCGCGATGGGTCACTGTGAAGGCATGGATGGGCACGGGTTCTTAGAGAGGGATCTAGGGGTCAAGGGATCTAGGGATCTAGGGATCTAGGGGCACCGGTCACGAGACCTAAGGTTAAGCCCAAAGCTGTGACACCGTGAATGGCTGCAGGATGTGGCGCGAAGCCTCGAGAGCCGTAGACGAACGACGCGACCCCTTGATCCCTAGACCCCTTGACCCCTAGACCCCTTGACCCCTAGATCCCTTCACCTTGTCACCGCGGGGCAATCCGTGGATCCTAGTGTCCTAGGATCTGTGGATTGAAATTCGCCCAATCGCAGCTGTGGACCAGCCTTGAAGAAGCTCCGCGTTGGCGTTATCTACGGCGGCCGATCAGGCGAGCATGAAGTCTCGCTGGCGTCGGCGGCAGCCGTCCTTGGCCATCTCGATCGTTCGACGTACGACGCCGTGCCGATCCACATCGAGCGCGACGGGCGGTGGACGATCGCCGAGACGCCCCCGCTCTCGTCATCCGCGGCCGAAGTCATCCAGCAGGCGCGTCTCGAGCATGCACACGACGCTCATCCGCTGCGAGAGGTGCACATGCCAGCGCGGCCGAGCGAAGACACGATCGTCACGATCGAGCGATCTGCGGAGCGCATGACTGCCATCAACGAGGATCGCGCGCGGGTGACCGGCCTTGGCCTGGACGTCGTGTTTCCAGTCTTGCATGGACCGTACGGCGAAGACGGCACGGTCCAGGGTCTGCTGGAGCTCGCCAACGTGCCGTATGTCGGGTCGGGCGTGCTCGCCTCTGCCGTCGGCATGGACAAGGCGGTGGCCAAGCTGGTCTTCGCTGCCCGTGGTCTGCCGATTGGCAACTACGTTGTCGTCGCACGACGGAGATGGCTGGACGAGCCGGACGCCGTGATTGCAGACGTTCTCGGGCGCCTCGCGCTCCCGGTATTCGTCAAGCCGGCGAACCTGGGCTCGAGTGTCGGCATCACCAAGGCGGTGGATGTCGCAAGCCTCGAGGACGGCCTTCGCGTGGCATCTGGCTTTGATCGCAAGATTCTCGTGGAGGCGGCGATACCGGACGCGCGCGAGATCGAGGTTGCCGTGATCGGGAATGACGAGCCAGAAGCCTCCATGCCAGGCGAGATCCTGCCGTCGCGCGACTTCTACGACTACGACGCGAAGTACCTGGCACCTTCGCAGGAGATCATTCCCGCGCCGATCACGCCGGAGCAGACGGACGAGGTCCGACGGCTGGCGATTGAGGCGTTTCGCGCCGTCGACGCGGCCGGCTTCGGGCGCGTCGACTTTCTCCTCAGCCGCACCAACGGTGCGCTCTACTTGAACGAGATCAATACCATCCCCGGTTTTACGACCATCAGCATGTTTGCCAAGCTCTGGGCTGCAAGCGGCGTCGAGTATCCGGTGTTGCTCGATCGGCTCATCGCACTGGCCCGCGAGCGGCACGCCGAGAAACAGCAGCTTCGCACCACGGTGTAAAGGGGCGAGGGGGAAGCCCGCGGGGCTGTGAACGGAACATTTCGTCCGTATGGCTGGTCCTCGAGCAGTCTCGGCAGCTGGCGATCGGCGACCCCGAGATCGTGGCGGCGGCCGAGCTCTTGGGACTTGCCCGATTGTCACAGTGGTATCTGTCACAGCGGTATCTGTCACAGCGGTATCTTGACCGCTTACCCCCTCCTGGCATAGAGTGCTGTCACTCTGCGTTAACGTACACGCACTCAGGTGTGATCGGACACGCGCCACGTGTCCGAGAGAGGAGGCTCGCATGCGCCCACCGCTGCGGCTCGTCACGTTCCTCGTCCTGGCCGGCGTGGCCAGCGTCCCGGTCCCCGCAGGCGCGCAGGTCGATACCGGAAGCATCCTCGGCATCGTCCGCGACGCCAGCGCGTCGGTCCTTCCAGGAGCGACGGTGACCATCGTTCAGCAGGAAACATCCTTCAGCCTGACCACGGTGACCGGTCAAGATGGCAGCTACGTCTTCACACCGGTCAGAAGCGGCACCTATCGCATCGAGGTGGAGTTTCCCGGCTTCAAGACGGCGCAGCGCACCATCGAGCTGCGCCTCCAACAGCAGGCGGAGGTGAACTTCACGCTCGATCCAGGCGACGTTGCCGAGACCGTCGATGTGACGGCCGGCACCCCGCTGCTGCAGACCCAAAGCGGCTCGGTGGGCGAAACGGTCACCGCGCGAACCGCGGTGAACCTGCCGCTCAACGGACGTGACTTCACGTACCTGGCGAGGTTGACGTCGGGCGTGACGCACGCCCAGCCTGGCGCGCGTGCGGCCGGGCAGTTCGCCGCCAACGGCGCCCGGCCGGCGCAAAACAGCTATCTGCTCGACGGGATCGACAACAACACGAGCAACGTCGACTTCTTGAACGGCACGGCGTACGTGGTCTCGCCGCCAGTCGATGCCATCAGTGAGTTCAAGGTGCTGACCAACTCGTTCAGCGCCGAATACGGGCGCGCGGGCGGCGCCGTGCTCAATGCGTCGATGAAGTCGGGAACCAACACGTTCCATGGAAGCGGCTGGGAGTTCCATCGCAACGACGCGCTGGATGCCAACGAGTTCTTCGCCAACGCGACGGACCAGGCCAAGGCGGACTTTCTCCAGAATCAGTACGGCGCCACGGCCGGCGGTCCCATCATCGCCAACAAGCTGTTCTGGTTCGGGTCCTACGAGGGCACGAACACGCGGCAGGGCCGGCTATGGACGACCAGCGTCCCGACGGCGGCAGAGCGTGCAAGCGGATTCACTGACTTCTCGGATCTCATCAGCGGACAGGATGGCACGCGGGGCCCCGACTCGCTGGGGCGAACGTTCCCGTTAGGGACTCTCTTCGACCCCGCAACGACGCGCGAGGTGACGACCGGCCAGATCGACCCTGTGACCGGACGCACGGCGGTCGCGAGCGGCTTCGTCCGGGATCCGTTCCGCGGCAACCGAATTCCACAGGACCGTCTGAACCCCAACGCCATTCGACTGCTCGAGCAGTACCCCGAGCCGAATCAACCCGGCCCGTTCGACAACTACGTGACCACGCGGCAGAACGAATCGGACACGCACGCCATTCATGGGCGCGTCGATTTCAACATCAGCGAGCGCAACCGGTTGTTTGGGCGCTACAGCCTGACCGACGCGGACCGCGTCAGGCCGGGGCCGTTCGAGGGCTATGCCGATGGCGGCGCATTTGGCGAGGGCCTCGAGACCCAACGCACGCACGGTGCTGCGGTGAGCTACACCCACATGTTCTCGCCGAACCTGATCAACGAGACGCGCGTCGGCGTAAGCCGCGAGCACACCTATCGCGTGCCGCCCTTTGGCGATGACACCAGCGACATCCCCGCGCAGTTCGGGATTCCGGGCGTCCCGCAAGTACCGGGCAACGGCGGTCTCCCTCCGATCAACATCGGCGGCCTGCACCGGCTGGGTGCGGTGACCTGGCTCGTGAGCGAGCGCTTCAGCAACACCACACAGCTCACCAATAACTTGACGAAGGTGTACAAGTCCCACACGTTCAAGGGCGGCATCGAGCTGCAGCACGTGGAGTTTCCGTGGACGGCACCGCCAACCGCCCGAGGCGAGTTCAGCTTCGGCGGTGCGTACACCTCGATGCCGAACCAGAACGACGGCAGCACCGGCCGCGCGCAGCTCTTGCTGACGCCTTCGACCTCGCTCGTGCCAAACGGCGTTGATTTCGTCGGCGGGGCCAATGACGTCAATGCCTCCCCCTTCGGGAGCATCGACAACTTCAGAAACTACTTTGCGGCCTACGCGCAGGACGATTGGAGGATTTTCTCCAGCCTCACGCTCAACTTCGGCCTTCGCTGGGAGCATTTCAGCCTGGTGGGCGAGGAGCACTGGGCGCAGGCGAACTTCGTTCCGGGCACGCCAGGCGCAGGCGCGCGCTACATCGTGCCCGAGCGCCGCCGGGACGATCCGCAGCTGTCGCCGGAGTTCATCGATGCGCTGGCCGTGGACGGCATCGAGCTCGTGTACTCGGACGAGTTCGGCAGCGGCATTGGCCAGATGCAACAGAACTTCGCCCCACGCGTCGGATTTGCCTATCAGCCCACCTCGAAGATGGTGATTCGCGGCGGGTACGGGATCTACTACGCGGCATTCGAGAATCGTGGCGGCTTTCCCAATCTCGGATACAACTATCCTTTCCAGTACGACTTCAACTTCCAAGCCGCGAACGACGTCACGCCGCTCAGGTATCCCGATGGGTCGCAGGCGACGCTGGAACGGGGCTTACTCTCGGTTCCGCTCGACCCGCGGTTCGTCAGCGGCGAGGGACTGAACCTGCGCGGCATCGAGTTCGACTACAAGACGCCGTACCTCCAGGGCTTCAACCTGACGGCACAGTACGAGCTGACAGATCACGACTCGGTTGAAGTGGGGTACGTCGGCTCACTGGGCCGTCATATCGAGACGTTCTCCGGGACGAACCACGTCACCGAGATCTTGCCTCCAGGTGTCGACCCACAAGAGCACGTGCCCTTTCCACACTTCGCTCGCGGATCGTCCTACGCCACGACCAACGGCACGAGCAGCTACCACTCATTGCAGACCAAGTTCACACATCGGTTGAGCAAAGGCCTGGAATTCCTCGCCGCTTACACGCTGAGCGAAGCCAAGACCAACGCCGGTGATCTGCTCAGCGGCGGAGGCGTTGGCGGCCTTCGGGCGCCGGATCTTCCAGGATTCGGCATCCAAGCGGATACGGGGTTGGCGCCGTTTCACATCCGGCACGCGTTCACGTTCAGCGGCATCTATGAGCTGCCCTTCCAGGGCCCGATCTTTGGCGGATGGAGCGCCAATTGGGTCGTCGCGCTCTACAGTGGCCCGCCGCAGACGATCGGATGCACGGTCGCAACGACCGCAGGTCTCGGCTGCTATGCGCTGCTTGTCCCGGGCGAGGATCCGTACGAAGGGAGCCACGACGTGTCACAGTTCTACAATCCGGATGCCTTCGCCGACCCGCCCGTGGCAACCGAGATCGGCCAAGCCGACTACGCGCCGCTCGGCGGCGGCCGCACCCAGGTGACCGGACCGCCGTTCCAGCAGTTCGACTTCTCGGTGGCCAAGCGTGTGAGCCTCACGGCTGGGACGCATCTGGAGCTCCGCGTCGAAGCGTTCAACCTGACCAATACACCGAGCTTCAACCTGCCGGGCTCGCTCAACTTCAGCAACCGGGCGAACTTCGCGCGCATTACGAGCACCCGAAACTCCGCCCGGCAGATCCAGATCGGAATGAAGCTCTACTGGTAGAACGGGGAAATGAGGAACGGAGCACCACCACGAAGGACACGAAGAATTTTCACCACGAAGAGCACGAAGTTTGAAGAACACGAAGAGTACGAAGTCTTTGATTTGAGAATTAATTGATTTCTTCTTCGTGCCCTTCTTTCTTCGTGTCCTTCGTGTCCTTCGTGGTTGATCCTTCGTGATCTTCGTGGTTATTGCACGCATGCACCGCAACACCAACCAATCAAAGGTGCGGATCTGGGCAGACGAGGTCGTGATTCCCACCTACCAGGCCGGCGAGCCGGACAGAAATCCGATGTTCCTCGAGCGGCGCGTCTACCAGGGCAGCTCGGGACGCGTCTATCCGTACCCCGTCATCGATCGGATCGCG from the Luteitalea sp. genome contains:
- the tgt gene encoding tRNA guanosine(34) transglycosylase Tgt, whose protein sequence is MPIHAFTVTHREGAARRGLLPTLHGLVETPAFMPVGTRGTVKGVTHRDLRDAGAQILLANTYHLYLRPGDELIAERGGLHRFIGWPGPILTDSGGYQLFSLGPLVAIDEQGARFRSHVDGSHHHLTPEQVVDIQARLGSDIAMVLDECLTYPASEEAARVSLERTLRWAARARGRFDEVRGASGGVTVTNPLQAQFGIVQGGVYPHLRERSARETVNIGFDAYAIGGLSVGEPVQVMYDVVRHTAALLPEDRPRYLMGAGMPDDILESVARGIDLFDCVIPTRNARNGQLLTSEGPLNIRNARHARDDRPPDPACGCYTCRSFSRAYLRHLFLVREMTGPTLATLHNLRFYLDTLRRIRDSIAFGTFGRFRQEFHQRFSRRPAR
- a CDS encoding TonB-dependent receptor plug domain-containing protein, producing MRPPLRLVTFLVLAGVASVPVPAGAQVDTGSILGIVRDASASVLPGATVTIVQQETSFSLTTVTGQDGSYVFTPVRSGTYRIEVEFPGFKTAQRTIELRLQQQAEVNFTLDPGDVAETVDVTAGTPLLQTQSGSVGETVTARTAVNLPLNGRDFTYLARLTSGVTHAQPGARAAGQFAANGARPAQNSYLLDGIDNNTSNVDFLNGTAYVVSPPVDAISEFKVLTNSFSAEYGRAGGAVLNASMKSGTNTFHGSGWEFHRNDALDANEFFANATDQAKADFLQNQYGATAGGPIIANKLFWFGSYEGTNTRQGRLWTTSVPTAAERASGFTDFSDLISGQDGTRGPDSLGRTFPLGTLFDPATTREVTTGQIDPVTGRTAVASGFVRDPFRGNRIPQDRLNPNAIRLLEQYPEPNQPGPFDNYVTTRQNESDTHAIHGRVDFNISERNRLFGRYSLTDADRVRPGPFEGYADGGAFGEGLETQRTHGAAVSYTHMFSPNLINETRVGVSREHTYRVPPFGDDTSDIPAQFGIPGVPQVPGNGGLPPINIGGLHRLGAVTWLVSERFSNTTQLTNNLTKVYKSHTFKGGIELQHVEFPWTAPPTARGEFSFGGAYTSMPNQNDGSTGRAQLLLTPSTSLVPNGVDFVGGANDVNASPFGSIDNFRNYFAAYAQDDWRIFSSLTLNFGLRWEHFSLVGEEHWAQANFVPGTPGAGARYIVPERRRDDPQLSPEFIDALAVDGIELVYSDEFGSGIGQMQQNFAPRVGFAYQPTSKMVIRGGYGIYYAAFENRGGFPNLGYNYPFQYDFNFQAANDVTPLRYPDGSQATLERGLLSVPLDPRFVSGEGLNLRGIEFDYKTPYLQGFNLTAQYELTDHDSVEVGYVGSLGRHIETFSGTNHVTEILPPGVDPQEHVPFPHFARGSSYATTNGTSSYHSLQTKFTHRLSKGLEFLAAYTLSEAKTNAGDLLSGGGVGGLRAPDLPGFGIQADTGLAPFHIRHAFTFSGIYELPFQGPIFGGWSANWVVALYSGPPQTIGCTVATTAGLGCYALLVPGEDPYEGSHDVSQFYNPDAFADPPVATEIGQADYAPLGGGRTQVTGPPFQQFDFSVAKRVSLTAGTHLELRVEAFNLTNTPSFNLPGSLNFSNRANFARITSTRNSARQIQIGMKLYW
- the secD gene encoding protein translocase subunit SecD; this translates as MWKTLRWKVLIILAVTALAVWAFYPPSQKVKLGLDLRGGVHLVLRVQTDDALRLETQQTAEQLRLVLEKQKIPVKVTAETVTRFRVQGVPSARDGEFRAAADTEAGVSYDRVSRSAGTYAFEMKPNIVQQRRRETVQQSVQTIERRVNELGVTEPTVATQGSENDQIMVQLPGVEDVERAKDIIQATAQLEFKLVQGSPAATEEALLQPHGGKVPENTVVAQGVEGQFYLVDEVPAVAGRELRNARPTLDEYNLPAVSFTLNNEGARKFGDFTGANVNRLLAIVLDGKVQSAATIETRINADGRITGNFTQQEAADLALVLRSGALPADLDYLEQRTVGPTLGADSIRAGVTASLAGLILVALFMLVYYRLSGVNAILALVLNLVILLGFMAYLGAVMTLPGIAGFILTLGIGVDSNVLIFERIKEELATEKAPRYAVAASFDRVFLTILDTHVSSLIAAAFLFQFGTGPIRGFATTLTVGLVSNMFTSLFVSRTLFEIILTSRRQATVSI
- the yajC gene encoding preprotein translocase subunit YajC; the protein is MMSTSSLVSTTVALASRPDAAVSPWVQLLPFAVILAIFYLLILLPMRRRQKKVADFQSNLKIGDKVVTTSGIYGAVTRLSDKTVRLQIADKVTVEIARAGIGGYQGQDPVVPESGSS
- the secF gene encoding protein translocase subunit SecF; translation: MRILANTNYDFIRWRWHALALSALILLTGVGLMVKQGGPALGIDFSGGTSIVLKFDQATPEETVRRALESISGDKIVQQYGQPGDNEIMVRLPVMEGTEQGTSLDQSSKQVVQTLQEAKIGTFEVAGSELVGPIIGRDLQRRGIWAVVLSILGIGVYIALRFRPSFAVGAMVATVHDILVVLAFLTFVQQFRIGYELSLNVVAAILTIAGYSVNDTIVIFDRVRENLRVLRRESLTTIVNRSVNQTLSRTVITTGTTLLAMMALFLFGGEVLKGFAYSMLVGIIVGTYSTVFIASSIAIVVSKRGREARAGATAPPAATATAAAPAAPSVSARPKVRRRRRG
- a CDS encoding D-alanine--D-alanine ligase, translating into MKKLRVGVIYGGRSGEHEVSLASAAAVLGHLDRSTYDAVPIHIERDGRWTIAETPPLSSSAAEVIQQARLEHAHDAHPLREVHMPARPSEDTIVTIERSAERMTAINEDRARVTGLGLDVVFPVLHGPYGEDGTVQGLLELANVPYVGSGVLASAVGMDKAVAKLVFAARGLPIGNYVVVARRRWLDEPDAVIADVLGRLALPVFVKPANLGSSVGITKAVDVASLEDGLRVASGFDRKILVEAAIPDAREIEVAVIGNDEPEASMPGEILPSRDFYDYDAKYLAPSQEIIPAPITPEQTDEVRRLAIEAFRAVDAAGFGRVDFLLSRTNGALYLNEINTIPGFTTISMFAKLWAASGVEYPVLLDRLIALARERHAEKQQLRTTV